GCCCATGTCTTCCCCCTGGTTGTGACGTGCATGCGCGGTGTCGGCGGTGGCTCACATCCGGCGGACCTTCTCTGGCGACAAACACCTGATGTGCGCTACACATACTTGGACGCCGCTTACTCGCAGACGGTTCCGACGGTTCGAAACAAATTTCGCGCGTCAGTTCACGTAAGCCAGTCAGTTCACGTAGGACAGGGATTCGACGATCTGAATGCACTCCGGCTCGAGCGCATCCCATTCACCGACGATGTACTGGCACCCGATGCTCACCTGCGTGCCCCGTTCGACAAATACCTGCCACCGAACTTCGGAGTATCCATCCGGAAATTCGCTGTACAACAGAACCTTTCGTCCGTCCGTCGCAACAGCGGACTCGAGGTTCCCGAAGCGGAGTGGATCCTCGATCGCGGCAAGTTGCTCACGTAGATCGACCTCGACTGCATCGAACTCGACGCCTGCCCGGAGTTCTTTCTCCACGATCACGATTTTGCGGTCGTTCCCCGACGGCGGAATCAAGTCCATCCGTCCTGCGGTCGATCGGTTCGGATCGGGCGCCCACCCCGCCGGCACTTCAACGATCACGTTGCCACCACCGAGCGGGATTGTCGTCGTTGCCGCGGCCGACGTAGTGGAAGGCACCGGTGCGCTCGGCTGCGTACTCCCCAGTGTGGTCGGCAGTGTCGTCGGCAGTACGGTCACCGACTCGACATCGGCGGACTGACCGTCAGCAGGTCGGGCTTGGACGGCAGTGCCTTCGACGCCGCGCCCGGTCGCGACCGCCACGCCTATCCCGAACAGTCCGACAACAACGACCAACACCGCCAGCGCCGGCCACCAGCGACGCGGGCGGTCACTCGAATCGGTCTGCGCGACTAGCGTTGACGGCGGCACCCACCGATCTCCGAATGCCGAGTTGTCGACGGCTCGCCCCGCCGAGTTTTCTGCCGTGACCGACTCCAGGCGCACCCGCGGATCCACGATCGCTCGGACGATCCGGCTCTCGTCGAGAACACGCACGCTCGCATAGCCGTGAATGCTTCGCGACCCACGCTCCAAGGACGACGCAATCGAATGCGAATGCCGCCCGACAACTACCACGGAGTCTCGAACAGTCAGTTCCTCGAATTCGCCGAACACCTGTGGCAATTCCGGCAGTGATCTGCGCTGAGTACTCAGGATCGTGACGTCTCCGTCGAAGTCGCGCACACACGAAACGACTGCGTCACCACCGCGGATCTCTACCACTATGCACCTCGCCCGCCAGCTACCGCGGGTAGCACGGGCAATCGCAATCGCGGTCGGTACCAGGACGACGTCATACGCGACCCGGCGCGCAGCGTCGAGCAAACGCCCCTTCCGTGTATTCCCCCACTCGGTCGGATAGCTCAGATACAACACATCCACATCGGCCAGACCGCAACCTTGCACAGCATGCTGAATCAAGTGCACCAGTTCGAGGTCGGTAGGCGCGATTCGGCCACCGATCTCCATGTAGTTGTCGTCGATGAAATCGAGCGGATTGACAGCAGGCAACGCGGCGGCAGGCGACGAATGCTGCTCGGTGTCTACTCTGCAACAGAATTCGCGCTGTCCTGTTGCCGACCACGCGTGCAGTGAACCTATGTGAACGGAGACCGACAACGTATGACCCGGTGTCACAGCGGTGGCATCCACGGTAGCTGCACCAGCTGGGTCCGCGACCGAGAAACGTAGGTACCCCGTCCCTGCGGCATCTCCACACCGCGCACGGCGCCAACCAGATTTCCCTCGTCACGGCTGCCGCTCATCACGACGCCGGCCGGAGCCATGTCGCGGATTCGGGCAATCACCGGCTCGAACAGCGCTCGCCCTGCCCCGCCGGATCGTCGTGCGATCACCAGATGCAGTCCCACGTCTTTCGAGTGGGGAATGAACTCGAGTAGTGCCGCGACCGGATTGCCGGTGGATGTTGCCACCAGGTCGTAGTCATCGATGATCACGTAGATTTCCGGTCCCGACCACCACGAGCGTTCTCTCAGTTGTTGTTGCGTCGTATCCGAATTCGGCATTCTGCCGCCGACAATCCGAGCAAGGTCCGCCATCAGTTCACCGAATGTCACTGTTGAGGCCGAGTATCCACCGAGGTGATTGCCGTCGACGACACCCAACATCGAATGCCGGTAGTCACCGATGATCAATTTTGCCTGCGCCGGCGTGTTCGATGCCATGATTCCTTCTGCGATGCCGCGGAGCAGCGACGTCTTCCCGCAGGCGGTATCGCCGAATATCAGGAGGTGCGGGTGCTCTGCGAAGTCCATGTAGACGGGTTCGAGGTCGGTTTCGCCCAACCCGATAGGTACCTGCAAACACCGACCGTCTCCCGCGCTCGCCTGCGGCCACCTGCCTCCGACGGCCGTGAGAAGTTCTGCACGCGTGTATGATTCAGGAAGCATCCGAACCGGCGGAGCGGGTCGGGACGTCGACATAGCTGCAATGCGCATCACTGCATCGGATACCGCGGCACTGAGTTCTACGCTGCTGGAGATACCATCCATTCGCGGAAGCCCGGTCAACAGGTGAAGCCCTTCACGCGTGATTCCGCGCCCCGCATGACGTTCCGGAACCAGATTTGCTTTCTGACGTCCCGCGTCGGAGTCTCCCGGGTCACCCAGACGAAGTTCGATTCGTGTGCCGAGCTGATCTTTCAATGCCGGCCGAATATCTGCCCACCTCGGCGCGGTGACCATGACGTGGACCCCGAACGATAATCCCTGCGCCGCAAGAATATTGATCGTCCCTTCCAGAGACTCGAAGTCGGAACGAACGCTTGGCCACCCGTCGATCACCAGGAAGACATCACCGAATCTATCGCGCTCGAGACCGGCCGCGACGCCTACTCCCCGAGGATCGGCAGCGCGCAACCGCCGGAATTCGACCATCGAATCGATACCGAGATCACGGAAGAGTCGTTCCCGCTGTTGCACTACCGTCGCAACCTCCGCGACTGTTCGCCGGACCCTGTCCTCGTCGAGACGATTTGCCACCGAACCGACGTGCGGAAGGTCCCGCAGTCCCAGCAAAGTTCCGCCGCCGAAATCGAGGCAATAGAACTGCACCTGCTCCGAAGTGTGCGTCAAAGCAAACGCCATGATCAGAGTCCGCAGTGCCGTCGATTTCCCCGACTGCGGGCCGCCGACGATCGCTACATTTCCGGTCGACCCGTTGAGATCGACGACAAGTGGGTCGCGCCGCTGATCGAACGGCCTGTCGACAATTCCGAACGCTGCACTCAGACTGCCGCGGGGCAGATTCGGATCACGTGACACGGCGCGCGGAAGAAGCTGGTCGAGTGTCGGGGACGCGGAGAGTGGAGGAAGCCACACTTCATGCGCGCGCGGACCGTACTCCTTGATCCTGTCGACGAGAACTCCCATGAGCGTCCGTGATTCGTCACCGGCTTCCCCCATATCGACGAAGTCCGGCTCCACCGCATCCTCCGGGACGTGATCACTGATCACCGTCGCAGCAGTGAACAACA
The nucleotide sequence above comes from Rhodococcus sp. KBS0724. Encoded proteins:
- a CDS encoding type VII secretion-associated protein produces the protein MDATAVTPGHTLSVSVHIGSLHAWSATGQREFCCRVDTEQHSSPAAALPAVNPLDFIDDNYMEIGGRIAPTDLELVHLIQHAVQGCGLADVDVLYLSYPTEWGNTRKGRLLDAARRVAYDVVLVPTAIAIARATRGSWRARCIVVEIRGGDAVVSCVRDFDGDVTILSTQRRSLPELPQVFGEFEELTVRDSVVVVGRHSHSIASSLERGSRSIHGYASVRVLDESRIVRAIVDPRVRLESVTAENSAGRAVDNSAFGDRWVPPSTLVAQTDSSDRPRRWWPALAVLVVVVGLFGIGVAVATGRGVEGTAVQARPADGQSADVESVTVLPTTLPTTLGSTQPSAPVPSTTSAAATTTIPLGGGNVIVEVPAGWAPDPNRSTAGRMDLIPPSGNDRKIVIVEKELRAGVEFDAVEVDLREQLAAIEDPLRFGNLESAVATDGRKVLLYSEFPDGYSEVRWQVFVERGTQVSIGCQYIVGEWDALEPECIQIVESLSYVN